A single Deltaproteobacteria bacterium DNA region contains:
- a CDS encoding AMP-binding protein: MSETGTWNTINRPGMIKIGSVGKARESFEVKIFDDQDNEVPPDQVGEIVIRPKKPFIMFNGYYKMPEETLNDYRNLWFHTGDLGRVDSEGYYYFCGRKKERIRRGGENFTPYEIEKVLMEHPAVAEAAAVGVPDPILGEEIKVYVVLREGHTVEPQDLIECCQIRLPKFMVPRYLEFVPHLPKTPSEKVQKVALKSRGIGSAWDRFAQEGGKSG, from the coding sequence GCATGTCGGAGACCGGCACCTGGAATACCATCAATCGTCCCGGGATGATCAAAATCGGCTCGGTGGGAAAAGCCCGGGAGAGCTTTGAGGTGAAAATCTTCGATGACCAGGACAACGAGGTGCCCCCTGACCAGGTGGGAGAGATCGTCATCCGGCCCAAGAAGCCCTTTATCATGTTCAACGGGTATTATAAGATGCCGGAAGAGACCCTGAATGATTATCGGAACCTATGGTTTCATACCGGCGATTTGGGAAGGGTTGATTCTGAGGGGTATTATTATTTTTGCGGCCGGAAGAAAGAAAGAATCCGCCGCGGCGGGGAGAACTTCACCCCTTATGAAATTGAAAAAGTCCTCATGGAGCATCCGGCTGTGGCCGAAGCGGCGGCAGTAGGAGTACCCGACCCGATCCTGGGGGAAGAAATTAAAGTTTATGTAGTTCTGCGAGAAGGGCATACGGTGGAGCCTCAAGATTTAATCGAATGTTGCCAAATTAGGCTACCTAAATTCATGGTCCCCCGTTACCTGGAATTTGTTCCCCACCTCCCTAAAACCCCTTCTGAGAAAGTACAAAAAGTGGCCCTGAAATCCAGGGGCATCGGGTCAGCCTGGGACCGCTTTGCCCAAGAAGGGGGAAAATCCGGTTAA
- a CDS encoding aconitase X catalytic domain-containing protein: MNLTDKEKKMLDGVWGMGPQSAMRLLVTLGEIYGAQRMIPVSSCHVGGRSYLISGEENIEWMNDLLNGGARFQVFTSTNPCSVDFQQWQKMGLPEKLVFNQRRADDPYLKMGAIPLGSCLPYQLGNLPLPGTHFAWGGSAGATFVNSAFGARGNREGSPSVIAAAITGVTPEFGLHLKENRYGQVLVDLSGLDHSSLTLSEYSAIGSYVGRTLVEKTPVVVGLPPTFSQDQIRFLISPMPTAGAISLCHLAGITPEAPTAEVAFGGKKPEYSIAVGPQEIRTSFEKLTTTQKEEIDLVCFGCPHCSLPQIREIASLLEGKKIHENTRLWVATSGHLKDIAQRMGLVEIIEKAGGLVTTDLCVAPGAPFHLVEGVKTVATNSARGAYFIPGACNVDVIFGETRDCIQAALRGQWRRSK, translated from the coding sequence ATGAATCTTACCGACAAAGAAAAAAAGATGCTGGATGGTGTTTGGGGCATGGGCCCCCAAAGCGCCATGCGACTTTTGGTCACCCTGGGAGAGATTTACGGGGCCCAAAGAATGATCCCGGTTTCTTCCTGCCATGTGGGTGGACGGAGCTATTTGATATCGGGGGAAGAGAATATCGAGTGGATGAACGACCTCCTCAATGGAGGGGCCCGCTTCCAGGTATTCACTTCCACCAACCCCTGCTCCGTGGATTTCCAGCAGTGGCAAAAGATGGGCCTCCCGGAGAAGCTCGTCTTCAACCAGCGAAGGGCAGACGACCCCTACCTGAAGATGGGAGCCATCCCCTTAGGGAGCTGCCTACCCTACCAGCTGGGTAATTTACCCCTGCCGGGAACCCATTTTGCTTGGGGAGGTTCAGCCGGGGCAACTTTTGTCAACTCGGCTTTTGGGGCAAGAGGGAATCGGGAGGGATCGCCGTCGGTCATCGCCGCTGCCATCACCGGGGTAACCCCGGAATTCGGGCTCCACCTGAAAGAGAACCGCTATGGTCAAGTCTTAGTGGACCTCTCAGGACTGGACCATTCTTCCTTGACGCTCTCCGAGTATTCCGCAATCGGATCTTATGTGGGGAGAACTCTGGTGGAAAAGACCCCCGTAGTCGTAGGGCTTCCCCCAACCTTCAGTCAGGACCAGATCCGTTTTCTTATTTCCCCCATGCCCACGGCCGGAGCCATTTCCCTCTGCCACCTGGCGGGTATCACCCCCGAAGCTCCGACCGCAGAAGTGGCCTTTGGCGGTAAAAAACCTGAATATTCGATTGCGGTAGGCCCCCAAGAGATACGGACTTCTTTCGAAAAACTGACCACGACCCAGAAAGAAGAAATCGATTTAGTTTGCTTTGGCTGTCCTCACTGTAGCCTCCCGCAGATCCGGGAGATCGCCTCCCTGCTGGAGGGCAAGAAGATCCACGAAAACACCCGGCTTTGGGTGGCCACTTCAGGCCATCTCAAGGATATTGCCCAACGCATGGGCCTGGTGGAAATCATCGAAAAAGCAGGGGGGTTGGTAACCACAGACCTATGCGTTGCCCCGGGAGCTCCTTTTCACCTGGTTGAGGGGGTAAAAACAGTGGCCACCAACAGCGCCCGGGGGGCCTATTTTATCCCCGGGGCATGCAATGTGGATGTCATTTTTGGGGAAACGAGAGATTGTATCCAAGCAGCGCTCAGAGGGCAATGGAGGAGGTCCAAGTGA